Genomic window (Raphanus sativus cultivar WK10039 unplaced genomic scaffold, ASM80110v3 Scaffold2083, whole genome shotgun sequence):
AAAAAGAAACTACGCAAATCAtggaaattcaaattcaaagcCTCGGTTATCAATTATAGTATCTCCTTATAAAGTATTactgatttataaattatttataaatatttataaacatttataaattatttataaatatttataagtgtttatgcTACTGATGTTGAAGAGCTTGTGCTCctgaaattttccaaaacatGGAGGTTTAAGTTCAGAATTAGCTCGTGTACTATGGAGAGCagacaattattttttaaaaatgatttataagccTCTATAAAACGTTATAAgacttcataaaataattaacttttgatattctacaaatttttataaatgattttataaatccttattaaaaactttaaatattcttataaaactAAAGAATACGTGCAtgctttgtaaagagatgatgatacgtggcagattctgaggTACATGCGGACAGCAAGCAAGGCTCCACCGcttcataaattttacatacccttataaattgtttaataatcctttataatggtgtataaactttataaattatttttataaattattatacaaaccattataaattgttttataagactttctaaatggttatagactcttttagttgatttataaacctatacaaCTCTTAAAATATcccttataaattgaatataagctttcataaAGTGTTTATAAACCCCTATTAGtagtatacataccccttataaattatttataaactttcataatgtttttataaacatttataaatggtttatagattctataacttgttttatatgcctttattaatgtttatatactcttacaaataatttttcatatCTTTATAAagctttgtaaagagatgatgatacatggcagattctgaggcacatgcggacagcaagcaaggctccaccgcttcagaaattttacatatccttataaattgttttataatctaTTATAAGGGTGTATacactttataaattatttttataaattcttataaattattttttttatcagaatagatattttcgaacagctcaagaagaacctctaaacaattttcataccttttataatttattatttgttttataaacctttataaatggATTTTACTATTTCATATATCCATATGATTGGTtttataaagctttataaaCATACATGAATAGTTTTATTCTGAGAACCAGACTGGCATGACTACCCAAAGTGGGAGCCGCAAGACTTAGTAGCACGTGCTGTCCCATCTCTTTCGCCTCAAGGAGTTGATCTTCTCACAGTAAATTAACTGCCTCATGAACTTAGCATATGAATATTGTTGTAACATCGCTCCCTATGCATAGGCTGAGACTCTTTGTTAAGTCTTATTGAGCTTTCTATGTTTTAACAAATGCAGAAAATGCTCAGGTACAATCCTGCTGAGAGAATTGCAGCAAAAACAGCACTTGATCGCCCTTACTTTGACAGCCTTGACAAGTCCCAGTTCTGAAGTTTCCCTTCAATCCAAGAATACTACTTTATCTTTGAGTTGAGAAGTTTAATTGCTGTATCTTGTTGTCATCGTTCGGTGAAACATCAACATTTGATTTCTGTTGCTTTCCAGACACATTAGTGTCCCATGATTGAATTGGTCTTTTCAATACTGAATGTAAACAATGTTAAGATTCTCTTAAGATTGCTTCTTTATTTTGTAATCATACAAAACTTGTTGCTCTGCTTTCTCAAGATGTCATCTTCACCATAAGTGAATAGAAAGGATCTCTAATAATATTATCAAACCCCAAATATTACGTACAATgatattagaatttaaaaatgatCTATAAACTATTCTAactgatttataaactcttataaattggGTTATGAAGATTAttaaattcttataatctttCGAATAAACCctaataaatagatataaagactcttataaatagatttataaacacttataaatagatttataaaccttgtaaattaatttataaacacttataagttcttgtaaatagttttataaacctttttaagtagttttataaacctttctaaatagttatataaatatttatatttgttttataaacatttgtaaaccgtttatagactttataaaattcttaaaagTTTGTCTTCATAGATTCTGCCAAACGAAACACTTCATCTTGTGCCTCATCACAGTGGCAATCTGAGGAGTTTCCACCAGGGATCAATACAACTCCCACCGAACCGTTACAGGCGTTGTTTGAATCAGAGACAGTCTGCTAGCTAAGGTCGCTTACACACTCCTCGCTACAGGTAGTAGTAGTCTCAAGAACAGACTTTGGCGATGAATTGATTGGAGTGGCTTCAAATAGTATCTTCAGCTCTTCAAACGCACTAGTGAAACAAGGAGTTCTTTCTCTTGCGTAGATTAACATATACGCATCCTTTGATAGAACACATTCTTCCCTAATTCTCCAGACCTGCGAAAGGAAAATTTGCATTTGTTGATACCCTTTCAGAGAAGTCTACCAAAGAAGTAAAGTGCACAAATCAAAACGCAACCAGTGATCGATAGCTTATATTATTACCTTTACGTCATCAAAATGATGTCATGTCTCAGGAGCTGATTTCACATAAGCTGAGTAATGGCCAAAAAGTATACCATTCCCGAGATGTTCCACCATGGCATAGAAATGGGATCTGGATTCACTACCTTGTGAAAGAGAAGAATGAAAGCTCCTCCAACGCCCCAATTTGAAATCGTCTCCAATTTGAGTCTAAGCGAACTCGCCGCCATCGCTCGATCTCATAGCCACCATCGCTCGATCTTGTCGCCGCCGTCGCTCAATCTCGCCGCCTCGTCGCTGATCTAGCCGCCATCGCCGATCGAGAAGTCTCGTTGCATCGCCGTGATCTGTCGAAGATTTCTCTCGAGAGTGAAAGAGATATGAAATTAGGTTATAATTGTGAGAGGGTTATTTTTGTCTTTGCCTATTAATAATCTAGGTATTTCTAAAAATGTCCTTCTTTTAagtgtatatataaaaagtgGTACCAAACAAAGTGTAGTTGTGAAATTTTTcctttaatgattttataattatatcaaaatttagtattaCTAGGATTTGAATTCTTAACAATTGAACTCTTAAAACAAACTATCAAAATATTGtatatcttcaagattcttaaaataattgtagtataatattttcatagaccttttttatatcaaaaactcattaaaattcttttcttttgattattaaaaattaaaatcaataaattctAGCTAAATTCATCTCCCACTAACCTCTtcttataatttcaaaaatgttttttaactCGATCGGATAGTGAACACCGAGCATTGGACTTCTTGATTCCAGTCTACGATTAATCCACTGACTCTTCCAATCCATTTACTACTCATATCTTAGCGATGCATCTACAGCTCATATTTGTCTCAGATACTAATTAAGTGTGTGAGTTCTTGttcttctatttttaattaaatagcATTTGGTTGTAATATGCATTATAAACACATATATGGTTGGTTAACTAGTTTTTTTATGTTCTTATAATTCAtatgtaaattttgattaatatgtGTATAACTTGGAAAATGGGAACAAAAACTTAACTGGTAAAATAATTTGTGCTTGCATGAAAGTCTTGAAATGTGTAGGTGCGtctaaaaaatgaatttatagGTGCATAAACAAGTTGATGATTTTGAATAAGTTTGTTTCATTTCTATTACAAAAAGTTTGACATCCTACTgtctgtaaaatatttttttttcaactctGAGATAATGAGTCAGAAGAaccatttgtatttttatatttcacaacACATAAAACTTCAgccaataaaatttattatttaaaaaaattgcttAAAAACGTTCTAAATGGTACAGTATTTAGGCACCGGCCAATATTTGCCACTTATGTTCTGGTAGTTTATTTAAAGTATAAAACATGACAaagtaaaataacatttatataaagaaaagaattaaaaattagGGAAGAATTGGCTAACATATTGGTATTTGTAGCACTTGCGTTTTTTGTAAACTTGAAGTTTGTTCTGAAATAAAATTTGGGAGTTCTCTCCCAATTTCTTATCGAAAAATAAAGCATTTGCACTTGGGTTCACCCTTggatgaatctttaaattcaccacttaATTTATGACAAATCAAAGTGACATgtggataattaaataaaaagtattaaatatatttaaaaatagttaaaaagagAATAATGccaattctaaatcctaaatattaatttctaaactctaaacattAATTCTTAAATCCAAACGTtgtaccctaaactcaaatcctaaaccctaaattggaatttaaagattcaccatataattgaaattaatatttagagtttggatttagggtttaggatttgagtttagggtatagggtttgtaTTTTGGAATTaatatttagagtttataaattaagatttaggatttagaattgacattattctttttagctatttttaaatatatttaataatttttgtttaattatccACATGTCATTTTGATTAGTTATAAATCAAGTGGTAAATTTAAAGATTCACCATATAGAGGATGAACCCaagtcttattttttttttaattgtttgagTCCTGAGTATTCAGTTTAAATGCATGATATGAAATACAAGGCTATAACTGTGGTCATAAGGATTAAGAAATGTTGATTAAAACCCCACCGACCACAAtgatatgagttattgctttcggctcatttgaatgcccaggaaaAAATCTATCCGTGGATTGTACTTTCATCCGGGGATTAGATATGTGTCTTTAATAGACCCGGATTTAAcccttatatttataaaaaagaaaagaaaagaaatattgattaaataaaaagaagtgaTAAACATACACTTTCACTGGAGTTGAAACTTGAAACAAAGCTAAAGAAAAAAGATACATAGTCTAAGCTCAAtccataatttattttaaattaagttgGAAAATAGGGtaatggacaaaaaaaaaattctatattaaggagttatattcttttttttcattatccAATTTCACAAATAGTACAGTAAATTACTGaatttcttgaatttttagGCGGGCAATTCAGGCGAGGTCCTTTCTGTCAATACGTCCAAATTATTggcatctttaaaaaaaaacaattacttACATTTAGTCCCTGAAAAAGGAAAGAATTACATATGTAAAGCAAAACCGTATCCAAACCCCGAACCGGGTTGACTCAGTTCTCTCCTCTTTcccccaaacaaaaaaaaaagtaaatgctAAATTCCCCGATTCCAGTCGATATCCCGCAGAAATCTTAGGTTTTCGTTTCTCTAATGGACGGAGATCATCCCGCTTCAGGtcttcttcttcacattcaTGCTTTTTTTTGGTAGATCGCAGTGGATTTGAGTACTCATGATTTCATCCGTTTGTTTCAGGTAACAAAAGAAGCTTCGAAGGCGATGAAAATGACATCTCCCCCGCGTCAAAGAaggtagttttctttttttgggtgATCATAAGAAGTTCCAAACCCTAGATTCTATGCTACCTTAGTTCAATTTTCTTGCTTGACCACTGTTAATATTCTGCATTGCTCTCCTTCTGAACGTGTTAACATCTCTCGTCTCACACATTCTTCGCTATAGTATGTGTGATTGAGTGACAAGTTGTTTGTTTTGTGATCATTCAGTGTTGCACTTGCACGAAAGTATGTGAAGAAGGTGTTGCTGCTGCGATGATTGCGTCACTCACTGAAAGGTTTTTGTATCCCCTTCCCTCTCTTGatgctttttttcttttggtttgaaGCAGAGAGTGTTTGCTTTGATGTATACACTTTAACCTGCTTTGTCTCTCTCTGTGGCAGTCTTCAGAGCTGTAAAGATGAGCTTGCTTCATGTCAAGTATTGTTACTAATccttaaatctttttttttttttttaattcattttcttTACTACATTAGTGTTATTTGTTGTTGTCTGACTTATTTTTTCTTGGTCAGAGGGAGCTTGAATCAGCAAAAGCAGAGACTGATAAGTGGAACTCAGCGTTTAAGAAAGAGTCCTTTGTTCCTGCTAGTAAATCTCCTGGTTAGAGTCCTTCTCCCATTCACTGTTATTGGTTTGCACTTTCTTGCTTAACCCTTTTGATACTCACTACAATGATTGTGTTTTCTTTCAGAACCTGCATTTGTGATTGACTACATCCAAACTCTAAGATCTTCCGACAAGTCTTTGAAAGAAAAGGTTGGCATTTGGCTTATAAGTCTCTGTTACTTttcaatatgtccgaacaagttTTGATGGTCATTTCTTTATCATTTCAGTTGGAAATTGCACAAATGAAGGTAAAAAGTCTCAAGGAATCATATCGCCTTACCCCCATGTTTCCACCCTCATTGTTTTACTCGACCATTACATGGAGACAGTTCTCGCTAAACATAGTGTTTTGGATTTGTATCTGTAGTTAGCGATCCGTGATCTGAAATCTCAACTCAAGCCAGCGTCAATGAAGGTACACAGTTTCCCGTATGCTTTCACACAACTAGGCCAACAAGCTAGTTGTTGAACCTTGTCCAACCTTTTTAATCATATAGTGTTCCTTTGAGGATGGTCATTATCGACCTTGACTCATGTAGAGGCAAACGTTATCCTATATATAGATAGAGATTTCTATTCAAATTTAAACCTTTTCCCTAGTCTATGTTTGCAGACAGATGAGTACCCAGAAGTCGACAGCGAGCATCAAGGATCCACCCCCGCTGGTCCTTCACTAGGAGAAATCCCTAAGGATGATGAGCAGGagtaatcttatatattttgcatttttatttGAACTAATTGCAATCTATTG
Coding sequences:
- the LOC108830243 gene encoding uncharacterized protein LOC108830243; the protein is MDGDHPASGNKRSFEGDENDISPASKKCCTCTKVCEEGVAAAMIASLTESLQSCKDELASCQRELESAKAETDKWNSAFKKESFVPASKSPEPAFVIDYIQTLRSSDKSLKEKLEIAQMKLAIRDLKSQLKPASMKTDEYPEVDSEHQGSTPAGPSLGEIPKDDEQEEPDIESLKTIIEDQFRMIQTQNSNFQTQSSHIETLNSQIQTQNSLFQRFDAFFDYLAAKDPHLAALRSTNLNPKNDQAGTGNDQAGKNDSNTV